DNA from Bradyrhizobium diazoefficiens USDA 110:
TGCCGATGACGGCGCTCACTATTTGAGCGCGTCGCGCGCCGTCTCCGGCGCCATCAGCGTAGCGACGATCGTGATGATCGACAGCGCGATGATGTAGACCGACACCGCCCAATAAGAGCCGGCCCATGCGAGCAGCGCGGTTGCGATCAACGGCGAGAAGCCGCCGCTGAGCGCGGCCGCGACGTTGGCACCAAGCGACGCGCCGCTGTAGCGCACCTGGGTGCGGAACAGTTCCGGCATGAACGCGGCCTTCGGCCCGAACAGCAGCGCATGCGTCAGCGTCATCGTGACCACGAGCGCGAGCGTGATCAGCGCCGGGTCCCTGGTGTCGAGGAACCAGAACAGCGGAAACGCCAGCGCCACCGAGAACACGCCGCCGGCGAGATACAGCGCCTTGCGGCCGAAGATATCGGACAACCAGCCTGCAAGCGGCAATGTGGCGAATTCGACGATCGCCGCATAGACCACCGCATCCAGGATAACCTGGCGCGGCAGGCCGAGCTTTGTCGTGGCGTAGACCACGGTGAAGACGGTGAGGAGGTAGGCGAGCCCGACTTCCGAGACCGTGATGCCGATCGCCAGCAGGAAGCTGCGCCAGTCGCGGCGCAGCACTTCCCAGACCGGCTGCGCCAGCACCTCCTTGCGCTCGACCACCTCCTTGAAGTGCGGTGTCTCCGCAAGCTTCAGCCGCACGATGAAGCCGACACCGACGAGCACAATGCTGATCAGGAACGGCACGCGCCAGCCCCAGCTCAGGAAGTCGGCCTCAGGCAGCTTCGTCATCAGGGCGAAGATGCCGGTGGATGCGGCAACGCCGACAGGAAAGCCGATCTGCACCAGGCTGCCGTAGAAGCCGCGGCGATTGCCTGCATGCTCGATCACCATGACGACCGCGCCGCTCCATTCGCCGCCGAGCCCGATGCCCTGGACGAAGCGCAGGACGATGAGCAGGATCGGCGCCCACACGCCGATCTGGCTGTAGGTCGGCAGGCAGCCGATCAGGAAGGTGCCGAGCCCCATCGCGATCATGGTCGCGACCAGCATTGTCTTGCGGCCGAGCCGATCGCCATAATGCCCGATGATCGCGCCGCCGATCGGCCGCGCCACGAAGCCGACCGCATAGGTCGAGAATGCCGCCAGCGTGCCGACAAAGGGATCGAAGCTCGGAAAGAACAGCTTGTTCAGCACCAGCGCCGCCGCCGTGCCGTAGATCAGGAAGTCGTACCACTCGATCGCGGTGCCGAGCGCGCTCGCCCACACCACATGCGCCGTCGTCGATCGCTCCGTCGCGCCGGAGACCCCCGTTGCTGCCGTCATTCCATGCCCCAAAGATTCCCGACGGCATCATGGCCAATCGCGGTGGCGATTGCAACCTGCGGGGGTGTTGCTGCTGGCGATGACCACAGCGGGAATGGTGGCGCACAACTGCATCAACGCCGTCATTGCGAGGAGCTCGCGACAAAATTGCGTGGCAATTTTGCGCTGATGCGACGAAGCAATCCAGACTGCCTCCACGGAATGAGTCTGGATTGCTTCGCTCCGCTCGCAATGACGGAGCTGAGGGGGCTGCGCACATATTTTGGAGGCGTCGTCCGGGCGGTCACGGAACCCGCCCAAGCCCGCCTATTCGCCATTGACAAATTCATTCGCTAATATCTAACTTGCCGCCATGATAATCGGCCGCGCCAAGCGGCCCACAAAGAGAGGGAACGACGATGAGAGGGTTTTTGGCCTGCGCCATGCTCGCGGCCATGACTTCGGCTGCCATGACGTCAACCGCGACCGCGCAGGTCTCCGACGATGCGGTGCGA
Protein-coding regions in this window:
- a CDS encoding MFS transporter, with translation MTAATGVSGATERSTTAHVVWASALGTAIEWYDFLIYGTAAALVLNKLFFPSFDPFVGTLAAFSTYAVGFVARPIGGAIIGHYGDRLGRKTMLVATMIAMGLGTFLIGCLPTYSQIGVWAPILLIVLRFVQGIGLGGEWSGAVVMVIEHAGNRRGFYGSLVQIGFPVGVAASTGIFALMTKLPEADFLSWGWRVPFLISIVLVGVGFIVRLKLAETPHFKEVVERKEVLAQPVWEVLRRDWRSFLLAIGITVSEVGLAYLLTVFTVVYATTKLGLPRQVILDAVVYAAIVEFATLPLAGWLSDIFGRKALYLAGGVFSVALAFPLFWFLDTRDPALITLALVVTMTLTHALLFGPKAAFMPELFRTQVRYSGASLGANVAAALSGGFSPLIATALLAWAGSYWAVSVYIIALSIITIVATLMAPETARDALK